The Thermodesulfovibrionales bacterium sequence ATCTTTCACCTTTTTCCCATATATTCTCAATAACCTTATCTCGTTCGAGTATTTCAATGGTCTTTAATGCTGCAATATACCCATCACTGTTTGGGAAAAAAGTTGATGATATAAATAGCTTAGAAGCAGCAGCCATCATTACATCGTGCTTGCCTGTGACAACACTTATGGCATATCCATTTGCCATACCTTTCCCAAGGACAGTGAGATCAGGTTTAACACCGTATAGCTCTTGAGCACCACCCATCCTTAATCTAAAGCATGTCCTCACCTCATCGAATATCAGAACAGCCCCATATTTATCAGCCAATGCCCTTACACCTTCCAGGAAACCTGGTTTTGGGGTCTGCATCTTCTGATGGAGATGATGTCCGAAAGGTGTCATTATGATCGCTGCTGTTTCATTCCCATGAACTGCCATTAGTTTTTCAAGAGAATCTAAATCATTATAGTGAAATTCAAATACATCCTCATAATATTTCTGAGGGATGCCGCCTTTCATCTCAACACACCAGTCATGCCATCCATGATACCCGCAGCGCATTATCTTTATTTTGTTTGTATAAGCCCTTGCAATTCTTATACTTGCAGTTGTTGCATCAGAACCTGTCTTAAGAAATATACTCAACTCTGCAGAAGGTATGAGTTTATTTAATTTTTTTGCCAGTTCATTCTGATAGGGTTGGGTTAGAGAGAAACAGAAGCCTTTTTCCTTTATTTGTTTTATAACTGCGTCATCAACCTCTTCTTCCCTATATCCAAGTATAATGGGTCCATAACCGCATAGGAAATCGATATATTCATTTCCGTCAACATCAATTAATCTGCATCCTTTGCCATATTCAAGAAATATTGGATATTCACCCATTATAAAATCAGTTGGTTTTCTTGCACCAAGCACCCCGCCTGGAACAAGAGTCTTTGCTTCCTCATAAAGGGCAAGGCTCTTTGTTATGTTTAATCGCTGTCCTTCTTTCATATCAATTCCTCCTAAATTTTTAGTTTAAAATCCATTTATTCGACTTTTAACATAGACCTCACAGTCTCTGTTTGATGTATCCTTGCCCCTCTTTTTATCAACTCTGCAAGGAATTTTTCAGGGTCTATGCAGCCTTCAGGGGCAACCACGCCTTTTTCTTTTATTTCACCCGCACTGAACATCAAGGCTGCAATAGAAGCAGGTAACCCAGTCCCTGGGGCCATTCTTCCCACTATGTCTGCTGTATATGTTACCTGATTACCTCCTCTCGTGCCTTTTACAATAACCTTTAATCCTGATGCCTGTGGGCCATTGTCTCTACCTCTTGGTATTGAATCCCAGAGCTTAAGTGTAAGATCATATGGGACTATCTTCTGTCCTTTTACTTCAATAGGTTC is a genomic window containing:
- a CDS encoding aminotransferase class III-fold pyridoxal phosphate-dependent enzyme, whose translation is MKEGQRLNITKSLALYEEAKTLVPGGVLGARKPTDFIMGEYPIFLEYGKGCRLIDVDGNEYIDFLCGYGPIILGYREEEVDDAVIKQIKEKGFCFSLTQPYQNELAKKLNKLIPSAELSIFLKTGSDATTASIRIARAYTNKIKIMRCGYHGWHDWCVEMKGGIPQKYYEDVFEFHYNDLDSLEKLMAVHGNETAAIIMTPFGHHLHQKMQTPKPGFLEGVRALADKYGAVLIFDEVRTCFRLRMGGAQELYGVKPDLTVLGKGMANGYAISVVTGKHDVMMAAASKLFISSTFFPNSDGYIAALKTIEILERDKVIENIWEKGERFLNKIQKVLDKYDTGAELSGVAPMFFITFERGDAETKRAKRTEFYTQMIRKGFFFTPHHHAYISYRHTEEDLDLTVKAIDESMECVKEKFDK